One window from the genome of Oncorhynchus gorbuscha isolate QuinsamMale2020 ecotype Even-year linkage group LG14, OgorEven_v1.0, whole genome shotgun sequence encodes:
- the LOC123995097 gene encoding ralBP1-associated Eps domain-containing protein 1-like isoform X5: protein MYPDSENQGSYQGVIPRPPGRGQVKKLSAHEVIQPCVPTVEPQLQPDTTSPVVSPHQSPPTSPHWRKHKRQASGGNVERQPVVVAGAVWTPFREPQAGPVVSGDGMWSANSPPPVQESWVSLKDAHPPSSSTLPAIHSSPVQENSSIRTVASATTANETQRQSSGGYDDPWKITDEQRQYYINQFKTIQPDLNGFIPGSAAKEFFTKSKLPILELSHIWELSDFDKDGALTLDEFCAAFHLVVARKNSYDLPEKLPESLMPKLIDLDDSAEVPDQAPDVGYSGSPVEVTPNKSPSMPSLNQTWPDLNQGNEQWETFSERSSSSQTLTQFDSNIAPADPDTAIVHPVPIRMTPSKIHMQEMELKRTGSDHTHPTSPLMAKPPDLSEETKLATSMKFVTANSGDGYSSSDSYTSDQDPITSVVTRQRSHSGTSPEGLKVVTAPPPPPPRPHASHSRSSSLDMNRSFAAVPPGPQSAGVVAYPPAVPPRPLPTQTSGPHSGHRSDEGQAAHSTTSPQQIPEQPNFADFSQFQVFAASEEPSDDEEKHPESLPVEKSLEGAGPLRTVKSDNQEERAAATVNSAKGSIMAPPPKPVRRRLKSEDELQEEALPLKSNVIATVLAAQPSIPRSVGKDKKAIQASIRRNKETNTVLARLNSELQQQLKDLLEERISLEVQLEQLRPFSHL, encoded by the exons ATGTACCCAGACTCTGAGAACCAGGGGTCTTACCAGGGCGTAATCCCACGACCCCCAGGCCGAGGGCAGGTCAAGAAGTTGTCTGCCCATGAGGTCATCCAGCCCTGCGTGCCCACAGTAGAACCACAG CTGCAGCCTGACACCACATCCCCTGTGGTGTCTCCGCACCAGTCCCCTCCCACCTCGCCCCACTGGAGAAAGCACAAACGTCAGGCCAGCGGGGGGAACGTAGAGAGACAACCTGTGGTTGTGGCAGGTGCTGTCTGGACACCTTTCAGAGAACCACAAGCAG gACCTGTGGTGTCAGGTGATGGGATGTGGTCTGCCAACTCTCCTCCCCCTGTTCAGGAAAGCTGGGTCAGTTTGAAAGATGCTCATCCCCCCTCCTCCAGCACACTCCCAGCAATACATTCCTCACCGGTCCAG GAGAACTCTTCGATTCGAACGGTTGCATCTGCGACAACAGCCAATGAAACCCAAAGACAGTCCAGTGGTGGTTATGACGACCCCTGGAAAATCACAGACGAGCAGAGACAGTATTACATAAATCAGTTCAAGACCATCCAACCAGACCTCAACGGTTTCATACCTG GTTCTGCCGCAAAAGAATTTTTCACAAAATCAAAGCTACCTATTCTTGAACTGTCCCACATTTG GGAGCTGTCAGACTTCGATAAAGACGGGGCGTTGACACTGGATGAGTTCTGTGCTGCATTTCATCTGGTTGTTGCTCGGAAAAACAGCTATGATCTTCCCGAAAAGCTGCCGGAGAGTCTTATGCCAAAGCTTATTGACTTGGATGACTCAGCAG AGGTTCCAGACCAGGCCCCTGACGTGGGCTACTCGGGATCCCCCGTGGAGGTGACACCCAACAAGTCCCCCTCCATGCCCTCACTCAACCAGACCTGGCCTGATCTCAACCAGGGCAATGAG CAGTGGGAGACTTTTAGTGAGCGCTCCTCCAGCTCACAAACTCTGACCCAATTTGATTCTAACATTGCGCCAGCTGACCCT GATACAGCCATTGTCCACCCTGTCCCCATCCGCATGACCCCAAGCAAGATCCATATGCAAGAGATGGAGCTGAAGAGAACCGGAAGTG ACCACACACATCCTACAAGTCCCCTGATGGCTAAACCACCTGACCTCTCTGAAGAAACCAAGCTTGCCACATCTATGAAGTTTGTAACTGCTAACTCTG GTGATGGTTATAGCAGTTCAGATTCCTACACTTCAGATCAAGACCCAATTACAAGTGTTGTAACAAGACAAAG GTCTCATTCTGGGACATCTCCTGAAGGACTGAAGGTGGTGACTGCTCCCCCACCGCCACCCCCCAGACCACACGCCTCCCactcccgctcctcctctctagACATGAACAGAAGCTTTGCGGCTGTCCCCCCCGGGCCACAGTCGGCTGGAGTCGTGGCCTACCCTCCAGCCGTGCCTCCTAGACCACTACCCACACAG ACCTCGGGTCCCCACAGTGGGCATCGCTCAGATGAGGGCCAGGCAGCTCATTCCACTACCTCGCCCCAGCAGATCCCGGAGCAGCCCAACTTTGCTGACTTCAGTCAGTTCCAGGTGTTTGCTGCCTCAGAAGAGCCCAGCGATGACGAGGAGAAGCACCCAGAGAGTCTGCCG GTAGAGAAGTCTTTAGAAGGTGCTGGGCCTTTGAGAACTGTGAAGAGTGACAACCAGGAAGAGCGAGCTGCAGCTACTGTGAACTCT GCCAAAGGGTCCATCATGGCCCCCCCACCTAAGCCTGTCCGCCGGAGACTGAAGTCTGAGGATGAACTCCAGGAAGAGGCCCTCCCCCTGAAGTCTAACGTCATAGCCACTGTTTTAGCTGCACAGCCATCCATTCCCAG gTCGGTTGGGAAGGATAAAAAAGCAATTCAAGCCTCTATCAGAAGAAACAAGGAGACCAACACAGTCTTGGCCAGGCTCAACAGTGAATTACAGCAACAGCTAAAG GACTTGCTAGAAGAGAGGATATCTTTGGAGGTTCAACTGGAACAGCTTAGACCATTTTCCCATTTGTAA